From a single Flavobacteriales bacterium genomic region:
- a CDS encoding DNA translocase FtsK 4TM domain-containing protein — MARERQNRVREDRNEEATSKKSRKKGSTVDGEGRFARFKAFWSDERVHKVGGLFLILFSAYLLVAFTSFLFTWRIDQDLVGRSLGEIFSPELRVDNWLGKIGALTAHQFIYKWFGIAAFAMPMWSFLAGIRVLLNTWLLPPSRTLGWTAMVLFWFPTLFGFAFRGDLMFLGGGVGHFITKHLTTLLGEFGTGALIVFAASAFAVFTFNLSFGWIVDAFERMKSNVEAAEIEDDQETVVVAANGVRARNTVVQDFADELIEQEEEAEEDEIEEEEVVEESKPALELEMEPIEIVEPITPAVVASCVTEIDGMDVTAGAEDAVLSEDELETKLKEFGEYDPTLELSSYELPPIDLLIDHGTGELTVTKEELEQNKDRIVETLGHYNIGIEKIKATIGPTVTLYEIVPAAGVRISKIKNLEDDIALSLAALGIRIIAPIPGKGTIGIEVPNSKPQIVGMRGVIASEKFQNSNMELPLVLGKTISNETFVTDLTKMPHLLMAGATGQGKSVGLNAILVSLLYKKHPSQIKFVLVDPKKVELTLFNKIERHFLAKLPGDSDAIITDVKKVVATLNSLCIEMDERYELLKDAQVRNIKEYNTKFIKRRLNPEKGHRFLPYIVLVVDEFADLIMTAGREVETPIARLAQLARAIGIHLIIATQRPSVNIITGTIKANFPARIAFRVTSKIDSRTILDAGGADQLIGRGDMLLSTGNEVIRIQCAFVDTPEVDRICDFVGAQRGYPDAHILPEVPTEDGEGGGDTDLGDRDSMFEDAARLVVTMQQGSTSNIQRKLKLGYNRAGRIVDQLEAAGILGGFEGSKGRRVLVANEAALEAILNPVNANGGEY; from the coding sequence GTGGCTAGAGAACGACAAAATCGTGTCCGAGAGGACCGAAACGAGGAAGCGACAAGCAAAAAGAGTCGAAAGAAAGGATCAACCGTTGATGGTGAAGGTCGATTTGCTCGGTTCAAAGCCTTTTGGTCGGACGAGCGAGTCCATAAGGTCGGTGGCCTATTCCTGATCCTATTCTCTGCCTATCTATTGGTGGCATTCACCTCATTCCTCTTTACATGGCGTATAGACCAAGATCTGGTTGGCCGTTCTCTCGGTGAGATCTTCAGTCCGGAATTACGTGTGGATAATTGGCTGGGTAAGATCGGAGCGCTAACGGCACATCAGTTCATCTACAAATGGTTTGGTATTGCTGCCTTTGCCATGCCGATGTGGAGTTTCCTTGCGGGAATTCGCGTGTTGCTCAATACTTGGTTGTTGCCACCAAGCCGCACATTGGGCTGGACGGCAATGGTATTATTCTGGTTCCCTACCCTGTTCGGCTTCGCTTTCCGTGGCGATCTGATGTTCCTCGGCGGTGGCGTTGGGCATTTCATCACGAAGCACCTCACTACTTTATTGGGTGAATTCGGAACAGGTGCTTTGATCGTCTTTGCAGCAAGTGCTTTCGCGGTGTTCACCTTCAACCTTTCATTTGGTTGGATCGTTGATGCTTTCGAGCGGATGAAGAGCAATGTAGAAGCAGCAGAAATTGAAGATGACCAAGAAACAGTGGTCGTTGCGGCCAATGGCGTTCGTGCTCGAAACACGGTCGTTCAGGACTTCGCCGATGAACTGATCGAACAGGAAGAAGAAGCTGAAGAAGACGAGATCGAGGAGGAGGAAGTAGTCGAAGAAAGCAAACCTGCGTTGGAACTGGAGATGGAACCGATAGAGATCGTTGAACCCATCACTCCGGCTGTTGTTGCCTCATGCGTAACGGAGATCGATGGTATGGACGTTACGGCTGGTGCAGAAGATGCAGTACTCAGCGAAGACGAATTGGAAACAAAGTTGAAGGAGTTCGGTGAGTACGACCCTACATTGGAACTGAGCAGCTACGAACTGCCACCGATCGATCTGCTTATTGACCACGGTACCGGCGAACTCACTGTAACCAAAGAAGAGTTGGAGCAGAACAAGGACCGCATCGTTGAAACCTTGGGCCATTACAACATCGGCATTGAGAAGATCAAAGCCACCATTGGACCAACCGTAACGTTGTATGAGATCGTACCAGCGGCAGGTGTGCGCATCAGCAAGATCAAGAACTTGGAGGATGATATTGCTCTGAGCCTTGCCGCCTTGGGCATTCGCATTATTGCACCGATCCCGGGTAAGGGTACCATTGGTATCGAGGTTCCGAACAGCAAGCCACAGATCGTAGGTATGCGAGGGGTCATTGCCAGTGAGAAATTCCAGAACAGCAACATGGAATTGCCATTGGTGTTGGGTAAGACCATTAGCAATGAGACCTTTGTTACGGATCTTACTAAAATGCCTCACTTGCTCATGGCAGGCGCTACCGGCCAGGGTAAATCGGTTGGACTTAACGCGATCCTGGTGAGCCTGCTTTATAAGAAACACCCGAGCCAGATCAAGTTCGTATTGGTCGATCCGAAGAAAGTGGAACTCACCCTGTTCAACAAGATAGAGCGTCACTTCCTTGCCAAGTTGCCCGGTGATAGCGATGCCATCATCACGGACGTGAAGAAAGTAGTCGCCACGCTCAACAGCTTGTGCATTGAAATGGACGAGCGCTACGAGCTGCTCAAAGATGCGCAGGTCCGTAACATTAAGGAGTACAACACGAAGTTCATAAAGCGCCGGTTGAATCCGGAGAAAGGGCACCGCTTCCTACCCTACATCGTATTGGTAGTGGATGAGTTCGCTGACCTGATCATGACAGCTGGTCGCGAGGTGGAAACCCCGATCGCTCGTTTGGCGCAGTTAGCTCGTGCCATCGGTATCCACTTGATCATTGCCACGCAGCGTCCGAGTGTGAACATCATTACCGGTACCATCAAAGCCAACTTCCCGGCGCGTATTGCGTTCCGTGTAACCAGCAAGATCGACAGCCGCACCATTCTCGATGCAGGTGGAGCCGATCAATTGATCGGTCGTGGTGATATGTTGCTCAGTACGGGTAATGAGGTCATCCGTATCCAATGTGCATTCGTTGATACTCCGGAAGTCGATAGGATCTGCGATTTCGTAGGCGCGCAACGAGGCTATCCAGATGCCCATATCCTACCCGAAGTACCAACCGAAGATGGCGAAGGTGGTGGCGATACCGACCTAGGCGACCGCGACAGCATGTTCGAGGATGCCGCCCGTTTGGTGGTAACCATGCAACAAGGCAGCACAAGCAATATCCAACGGAAGCTAAAGCTGGGCTACAACCGCGCAGGTCGCATTGTGGACCAATTGGAAGCAGCAGGTATCCTTGGTGGTTTCGAAGGCAGCAAAGGACGTCGCGTTCTTGTGGCTAATGAAGCTGCGCTGGAGGCGATATTGAATCCAGTAAACGCAAACGGTGGGGAGTATTGA
- the rocF gene encoding arginase encodes MELRLIEAASEIGAGKRGASMGMAALRVAAWKLGSELFGHAEETILRDENDVLYEDDDNPSAHHIDGLIRFESDLAYEVFKYLRNSVFPIIIGGDHSISIGSVSGTKMAFPDKRLGVIWIDAHADLHTPWTTPSGNVHGMPLALLMQIEKKGKNNPLVYTMDIWDRLRKIGVNGPKMQPSDLVIIALRDYEPEERAIIEEHGIKVITVAELRKVGAKAVVQETLAHLTLCDKIHVSFDVDCLDPSISIGTGTPVPDGLMANEASELLQGFCKDPKTVTLDVVEINPALGQANDMAEATLGILEPLFPILRTRP; translated from the coding sequence ATGGAATTAAGATTGATCGAGGCCGCTTCGGAGATCGGTGCGGGTAAGCGTGGAGCAAGTATGGGTATGGCGGCACTGCGCGTTGCGGCGTGGAAGCTTGGTAGCGAGCTGTTCGGACATGCCGAAGAGACGATATTGCGAGATGAGAACGATGTGTTATATGAGGATGATGACAACCCAAGTGCACACCACATCGATGGATTGATCCGCTTCGAAAGCGACTTGGCGTATGAAGTGTTCAAGTATTTGAGGAACAGTGTTTTTCCTATCATTATAGGAGGTGACCATTCAATCTCCATCGGTTCGGTTTCCGGAACGAAAATGGCTTTCCCGGATAAGCGGCTCGGAGTGATCTGGATCGACGCACATGCCGATCTACATACGCCGTGGACCACACCAAGTGGCAATGTGCATGGTATGCCGTTGGCGCTACTGATGCAGATCGAGAAGAAGGGGAAGAATAATCCCTTGGTCTATACTATGGATATTTGGGACCGCCTGCGCAAGATCGGTGTGAATGGACCTAAAATGCAGCCTTCGGATCTCGTTATCATTGCTTTACGTGATTACGAGCCAGAAGAACGTGCCATTATTGAAGAACATGGGATCAAGGTGATCACGGTGGCAGAGCTACGTAAGGTAGGCGCTAAGGCCGTTGTTCAGGAAACCTTGGCTCACTTGACTTTGTGCGATAAGATCCACGTGAGTTTTGATGTGGATTGTTTGGATCCTTCCATTTCCATTGGTACCGGGACTCCGGTTCCCGATGGACTTATGGCCAACGAAGCGTCTGAACTACTCCAAGGTTTTTGTAAGGACCCGAAGACGGTGACGTTGGATGTGGTGGAGATCAACCCCGCACTTGGTCAAGCCAATGATATGGCTGAGGCTACCTTGGGGATCCTGGAGCCTCTGTTCCCGATCCTTAGGACACGTCCTTGA
- a CDS encoding class I SAM-dependent DNA methyltransferase — protein MKPSTPLESFVEYCNTHIRGDEKGEAQTFLDRFFTALGHTDGHKGAGATFEHRIYDKRKRSTSFADLVWPKRAIIEMKKRGEPLSLHLQQATNYWFRLAGDRARYVILCNFDEFWIYDFDTDPDEPQDIVKLTDLATRRESFSFLLPRPTDPVFRTNRLNVTEEAAKKVSEVFRSMVKRGVPRDTAMHYTLQCILTMFAEDVKLLPEEIFTRLVHECSESEGSAYDKCPPSYDLIAGLFRAMNDEGITEAGKYRGVDYFNGGLFQKVTPLELTMHEVTMLEFACIKDWSKVNPAIFGTFFEYGMDAAERHAAGAHYTYEIDIKKIVDPVIVQPFQNKIAEALEAAMPIDALYKVLDSLRAYRVLDPACGSGNFLFVAYREMKKLEKQLLRVIRDRSTKREDAKRLRTCLENTPYVSIKQFHGMDLKGTSVEVAKVTLMTAKELWVTEHGEDYDREKALPLDNLDEHILCVDALLNDDGSQRAWPEVDCIIGNPPFQSKNKMQQELGAEYVAKLHAAYPEVPGRADFCVYWFRRAHDHLKEGQRAGLVGTNTIRENYSRNGSLDHILANEGTIFNAVSSQDWNGQAAVDVSIVCWQKGDYEGEFHLYTQVKNGDMHLHEVPSINSSLSTNTDVASAVQLNCNKEPTKCFQGQTHGYKGFLVSRAEGERLIKRDKRNAVHL, from the coding sequence ATGAAGCCATCGACGCCCCTTGAATCTTTTGTCGAATATTGTAACACACATATTCGGGGAGATGAAAAGGGAGAAGCTCAGACCTTCCTTGATCGCTTCTTTACTGCACTAGGGCATACAGATGGCCACAAAGGTGCTGGGGCCACCTTCGAGCACCGCATCTACGACAAACGCAAGCGCAGCACCAGTTTCGCTGATCTTGTTTGGCCCAAGCGTGCCATTATTGAAATGAAGAAACGTGGCGAACCGCTTTCGCTGCATTTGCAACAGGCCACCAATTATTGGTTCCGGTTGGCTGGAGATCGTGCGCGTTACGTGATCCTTTGCAACTTCGATGAGTTCTGGATCTACGACTTCGATACCGACCCGGACGAGCCGCAAGACATTGTGAAGTTGACGGACCTGGCCACGCGCCGCGAGTCGTTCTCCTTTCTCCTACCCCGCCCTACCGATCCGGTGTTCCGCACGAACCGATTGAACGTTACGGAAGAGGCCGCGAAGAAAGTGAGCGAGGTCTTCCGGAGCATGGTGAAACGTGGTGTACCTCGCGATACTGCCATGCACTATACGCTACAATGCATTCTCACCATGTTCGCAGAGGATGTGAAGCTCCTGCCCGAGGAGATCTTTACACGGCTTGTACACGAATGCTCCGAAAGTGAAGGCAGTGCATATGATAAATGTCCGCCGAGCTATGATCTTATTGCAGGTCTTTTCCGCGCCATGAATGACGAGGGCATAACCGAAGCAGGCAAGTACCGCGGGGTGGACTATTTCAATGGTGGCCTATTCCAGAAGGTGACCCCGCTGGAACTCACTATGCACGAGGTTACCATGTTGGAGTTCGCTTGTATAAAGGATTGGAGCAAAGTGAACCCGGCCATCTTCGGTACCTTTTTCGAGTATGGCATGGACGCAGCGGAGCGCCATGCCGCAGGGGCACACTACACTTATGAGATCGACATCAAGAAGATCGTGGATCCCGTGATCGTACAGCCTTTCCAGAACAAGATCGCCGAAGCCTTGGAAGCCGCCATGCCTATAGATGCGCTCTACAAAGTGCTCGACAGCCTGCGTGCCTACCGCGTGTTGGATCCTGCTTGTGGCAGCGGCAACTTCCTCTTCGTTGCCTACCGCGAAATGAAGAAGTTGGAAAAGCAATTGCTCCGCGTGATACGCGACCGTAGCACCAAACGCGAGGATGCCAAACGCCTGCGGACGTGTTTGGAGAACACGCCTTACGTGAGCATCAAGCAATTTCACGGCATGGATCTAAAAGGCACCAGTGTGGAAGTGGCCAAGGTTACCCTGATGACCGCCAAGGAACTTTGGGTTACCGAACACGGTGAGGACTATGACCGCGAAAAGGCACTTCCGCTGGACAACTTGGACGAGCATATCCTATGCGTAGATGCGTTGCTGAACGACGATGGCAGCCAACGCGCTTGGCCCGAAGTGGATTGCATTATCGGCAACCCACCCTTCCAGAGCAAGAACAAAATGCAGCAGGAACTGGGCGCCGAATATGTGGCCAAGTTACACGCCGCCTACCCCGAAGTACCGGGCCGCGCCGATTTCTGTGTGTACTGGTTCCGCCGTGCGCATGACCATTTGAAAGAAGGCCAGCGCGCGGGCTTGGTGGGCACTAATACCATCCGTGAGAATTACAGTCGCAACGGAAGTTTGGATCATATTCTAGCGAACGAAGGCACCATCTTCAACGCTGTTTCCTCCCAAGATTGGAATGGCCAAGCCGCCGTGGATGTTAGTATTGTGTGTTGGCAAAAGGGAGATTACGAAGGCGAATTCCATCTCTATACGCAAGTCAAAAACGGAGATATGCACCTACACGAGGTGCCAAGCATTAACAGCAGCTTGAGTACCAATACCGATGTGGCAAGTGCAGTGCAGTTGAATTGCAACAAAGAGCCCACCAAATGTTTCCAAGGACAAACCCATGGCTACAAAGGGTTTCTGGTAAGCAGAGCTGAAGGTGAAAGACTGATCAAGCGTGATAAGAGGAATGCCGTACATCTCTAG
- a CDS encoding tetratricopeptide repeat protein has translation MCRYTLSLVFLFLITGIHAQDQNQAILDSLWLEHADPKTSADARLEALDNIIYHMSYIDQDSCVVLSRQMVNEARAAGNVLMLGQAFRNYGIALFRSGAGEGALPYMDSSLQALSTRQDSAYSRGAGATLSSIGTMYQSMGDLNSAISNYQQSVERHLAANNPRGLVFCYNNIGVAHETQGRSDSSLIYYERAAELATELGLDEMASTGYSNMANVHAEVGRIGEAIDLVYKAMAIAERIGSKSGIANCLSQISDLKARLGEKTESLALLRHAYALFHEADDREGAINAGGSIGALLMELGKLDSAVIMLETALALEREGGYKHLMDHTLLDLGAAYRRSGRRPEAEKVLQEALGLAREVKDATQESMVLSELGMIDLNAKNSDRAIERCKKGLILAERTGARNARQNNCECLYLAYRSQGNGTQALRYHEAFIGVRDSLTNEKSQRQLTQRDLLYTFGKQQLADSLAYSAEREQLESERTIEALRADQNRNRAFGIGAGAVLLVIGGGAWFVADRKRRQERFEKEAATLETQALRSQMNPHFIFNALNSINAFVQRNDQDSATSYLSKFARVMRLVLENSRHAEVPLNDDLEALRGYLDLERMRMEKKFDFTITVDPGIDPENVMVPPLVVQPFVENAIWHGMAGKEGKGHITLTVAERNGQMRWTIEDDGAGRQAKKTPPLDGKAMKKTSLGTAITRARLDLVQKQHGGKAGFHYTDLPQGTRVEVDMPILKMHDQ, from the coding sequence ATGTGCCGATATACCCTTTCGTTGGTCTTTTTGTTCCTGATAACGGGAATTCATGCACAAGACCAGAACCAAGCGATCCTCGATTCGCTTTGGCTTGAGCATGCCGATCCGAAAACTTCGGCAGATGCGCGGTTGGAAGCATTGGATAACATCATCTACCACATGTCCTACATTGACCAGGATAGTTGTGTGGTGCTTTCGCGGCAAATGGTGAATGAGGCTAGAGCAGCTGGCAATGTGTTGATGCTGGGGCAAGCATTCCGGAACTATGGGATCGCGCTGTTCAGGTCGGGTGCCGGAGAAGGCGCATTACCGTACATGGACAGTTCGTTGCAAGCACTCTCCACACGGCAGGATTCGGCCTATTCACGAGGTGCCGGGGCCACGTTGAGCAGTATAGGCACCATGTATCAATCCATGGGAGATCTGAATTCAGCCATCTCCAATTATCAACAGAGCGTTGAACGGCATTTGGCTGCGAACAATCCACGTGGCTTGGTTTTTTGCTACAACAACATTGGTGTTGCACACGAAACACAAGGTCGATCCGATAGTTCGTTGATCTATTATGAAAGAGCCGCAGAATTGGCCACGGAACTCGGCCTGGATGAAATGGCCAGCACCGGATACAGCAATATGGCGAACGTACATGCCGAAGTGGGTAGGATCGGTGAAGCGATCGACCTGGTGTATAAGGCCATGGCCATTGCGGAACGGATCGGGAGCAAAAGCGGTATCGCGAATTGCTTATCACAGATCAGCGACCTGAAGGCGCGTTTGGGCGAAAAAACGGAGTCACTTGCATTATTGCGCCATGCTTATGCCTTGTTCCATGAAGCCGATGATCGGGAAGGTGCCATAAATGCAGGCGGTTCCATCGGTGCATTATTGATGGAATTGGGCAAATTGGATAGCGCGGTGATCATGTTGGAAACCGCATTGGCATTGGAGCGTGAAGGCGGATATAAGCATCTCATGGACCATACGTTGTTGGATCTTGGTGCGGCTTATCGGCGCTCAGGAAGACGACCAGAGGCTGAAAAAGTCCTACAGGAAGCATTGGGTCTTGCACGGGAGGTGAAAGATGCGACACAGGAATCCATGGTGCTATCCGAGTTGGGAATGATCGACCTGAACGCCAAGAATAGCGACCGTGCGATCGAGCGTTGTAAGAAAGGCCTTATTCTAGCGGAACGAACAGGTGCGCGTAACGCGCGACAGAACAACTGTGAATGCCTTTATCTGGCTTATAGATCGCAAGGAAACGGTACACAAGCATTACGCTATCACGAGGCATTCATCGGAGTACGCGATAGTCTAACGAATGAAAAGTCCCAGCGGCAATTGACACAGCGTGATCTGCTGTACACATTCGGAAAGCAACAACTGGCTGATAGCTTGGCCTATTCAGCTGAGCGTGAACAATTGGAAAGTGAGCGTACCATTGAAGCGTTGCGTGCCGATCAGAACAGGAACCGGGCATTTGGCATCGGTGCAGGCGCTGTACTTCTGGTGATCGGCGGCGGAGCATGGTTCGTTGCGGATCGCAAGCGGAGACAAGAGCGTTTCGAGAAAGAAGCTGCAACACTAGAGACCCAAGCACTACGCAGTCAAATGAATCCGCATTTCATCTTCAATGCATTGAACAGCATCAATGCGTTCGTGCAACGGAATGATCAGGATAGCGCCACAAGCTACCTGAGCAAATTCGCACGTGTAATGCGGCTTGTACTGGAGAATAGTCGCCATGCCGAGGTACCGCTCAATGATGACCTGGAAGCTTTACGTGGCTATTTGGACCTGGAGCGCATGCGGATGGAAAAGAAATTCGATTTCACCATTACCGTCGACCCCGGTATCGATCCAGAGAATGTGATGGTTCCTCCGTTGGTCGTGCAGCCCTTCGTGGAGAACGCGATCTGGCACGGCATGGCAGGGAAAGAAGGAAAAGGCCATATCACACTGACTGTTGCGGAACGAAATGGCCAAATGCGCTGGACGATCGAAGACGACGGCGCAGGAAGGCAAGCGAAAAAAACACCCCCTCTTGATGGCAAGGCAATGAAGAAAACATCATTGGGGACAGCTATTACACGTGCCCGATTGGACCTAGTGCAAAAACAGCACGGAGGTAAAGCGGGTTTCCACTACACGGATCTGCCGCAAGGCACGCGCGTTGAAGTGGATATGCCCATCTTAAAGATGCATGATCAGTAG
- a CDS encoding amidinotransferase yields the protein MTAKNVILIRPTGFDFDPETSASNGFQRSEPLVDVQKKAAEEFDGLLERLRQCGIGFTVLDPKDPKAPNAVFPNNWFSTHEDGKVVLYPMLTGSRRVERDPDMERVLGSEGFTTSGTEDLSAWEHNGRILEGTGSMVLDRARKLAFACLSPRTTESALKSWCNSFGYTLIAFTATVTGHMDAEPVYHTNVMMSIGEKYATVCFDAMPFPAERQEVDEELRKAGKQVITFTVEQMNHFVGNMLELRGSKAITKGAADLGDMVNGYPYIFLSETAFNALRPEQRIALEKYAQLIPVPVSTIETIGGGSVRCMIAENFLTPKTIIGKTD from the coding sequence ATGACCGCCAAGAACGTGATCCTTATCCGTCCAACGGGCTTTGATTTTGACCCAGAAACATCCGCCAGTAATGGTTTTCAGCGATCCGAGCCCCTCGTGGATGTTCAGAAGAAAGCCGCAGAGGAGTTCGATGGGTTATTGGAGCGGTTACGTCAATGCGGGATCGGCTTCACAGTATTGGATCCCAAAGATCCTAAAGCCCCGAATGCAGTTTTTCCGAACAATTGGTTCAGCACCCACGAGGATGGAAAAGTAGTGCTCTACCCAATGCTTACTGGATCACGTAGAGTTGAACGTGATCCGGATATGGAGCGTGTTCTTGGATCTGAAGGCTTCACAACGTCCGGTACGGAAGACCTGAGTGCTTGGGAGCACAATGGCCGGATCCTGGAAGGGACCGGGTCCATGGTCCTTGATCGCGCAAGAAAATTGGCATTCGCTTGTCTTTCACCGCGCACCACCGAGAGTGCTTTGAAAAGCTGGTGTAATTCATTCGGTTATACACTCATTGCATTTACCGCAACGGTGACCGGCCACATGGATGCGGAACCGGTTTACCACACCAATGTAATGATGTCGATCGGTGAAAAGTATGCTACCGTTTGTTTTGATGCCATGCCGTTTCCTGCGGAGCGACAGGAGGTGGATGAAGAGCTGCGCAAAGCAGGTAAGCAGGTGATAACATTTACTGTGGAACAAATGAATCACTTCGTTGGCAATATGCTGGAATTACGAGGTTCAAAGGCCATTACGAAGGGGGCAGCGGACCTTGGGGATATGGTGAATGGATATCCCTATATTTTCCTTAGTGAAACAGCATTCAATGCCCTGAGGCCGGAACAGCGGATCGCCTTGGAGAAATACGCTCAATTGATCCCGGTTCCAGTATCAACGATCGAAACGATAGGAGGGGGGAGTGTACGCTGCATGATCGCCGAGAATTTTCTGACCCCGAAAACGATCATCGGCAAAACTGATTGA
- a CDS encoding MCE family protein: MNEQRSQRFKLGVFVLAGTAVLLLILYVMGSRKEMFSRSVTVHAEFREVGGLRAGNNVRYAGINVGIVDAIEIVNDTTVLVTMQISSENTAHIRTNAMASIGTDGLIGNKLVNLLPGEGAGEPITNESMLQSIPTLDTEAMLSTLERTNQNLAVITDDLRKFSARMADPDNLLGSLTDPEMGRILQDAVGQLHTAAVNAKSLTNGVNELVTDVQQGKGALGVLLADEHAQNEMRLTLERLRSSADTLGSAIGNVERFTQNLESEDGLARLLTNDSTLTNDVRRMMVRLDTTTLLLNEDLRALQRNFLLRKYFKEKEKR, encoded by the coding sequence ATGAACGAACAGAGATCACAACGTTTCAAACTCGGCGTATTCGTTCTAGCAGGTACTGCTGTCCTATTACTGATCCTGTACGTCATGGGATCGCGCAAGGAGATGTTCTCCCGGTCCGTGACCGTACACGCTGAATTCCGGGAAGTCGGCGGTTTGCGGGCAGGGAATAACGTACGGTACGCTGGTATCAATGTCGGGATCGTGGATGCGATCGAGATCGTGAACGATACCACTGTCCTGGTCACTATGCAGATCAGTTCAGAGAATACTGCCCACATCCGGACCAATGCAATGGCCAGCATTGGCACTGATGGATTGATCGGAAATAAGCTTGTGAACTTGCTTCCAGGTGAAGGTGCCGGAGAACCCATTACCAACGAGAGCATGCTTCAGTCCATCCCTACATTGGATACAGAGGCCATGTTGAGCACACTGGAACGGACGAACCAGAATCTGGCGGTCATTACTGATGATCTGCGAAAGTTTTCCGCACGTATGGCGGACCCGGATAATCTGCTGGGTTCACTTACTGATCCAGAGATGGGAAGGATACTGCAAGATGCCGTTGGTCAGTTACACACTGCCGCAGTGAATGCCAAGTCGCTTACTAACGGCGTTAATGAACTCGTTACTGATGTACAGCAAGGCAAAGGAGCGTTGGGTGTATTGCTGGCGGATGAGCATGCCCAGAACGAAATGAGGCTCACTCTGGAACGCCTGCGATCATCAGCCGATACCCTTGGTTCGGCGATCGGTAACGTGGAACGATTCACGCAGAATTTGGAAAGCGAAGATGGACTTGCACGACTGCTAACGAACGACTCAACGCTGACCAATGATGTGCGCCGGATGATGGTGCGTTTGGATACTACGACTCTGCTTCTGAACGAAGACCTGCGGGCACTCCAACGCAATTTCCTATTACGTAAATACTTCAAGGAAAAGGAGAAACGGTGA
- the creD gene encoding cell envelope integrity protein CreD → MRSSLTFRAIVVGILALLLLIPLGMVNDLIRERSYRKQEAEEGISRDWGGEQTILGPIIDVPYEVPVRVPVGDGSGRMEDRVEIHHAQFLPESLNANVVLDPYKKHRGIYDVAVYGSRTHITGSFAPISDARLNIGYKMRWNDAELVIGISDLRSIKEQVSMVIGDDTVQFEPGLPSNDVASTGLSVPFPLDSLLGVPINFIAKLTINGSGSYNLVPVGKVTKAHCTSSWKDPSYHGAFLPDPVDSVAKPGDGLNANWTVLHLNRPYPQEFTGNRQAQIEGSAFGVRLMQPVDEYQKNERASKYGVMLIVMVFLVFFFVEVLQALRIHPIQYLLVGFALCIFYTLLIAISEHLGFAKAYILSAIAVIGLVVLYAHSVFNVKRASQLLGLIMLLVFGFMFALINEQDYALLFGSIGLFITLALVMWVSRKIDWNGEKAVE, encoded by the coding sequence ATGCGTAGCTCGCTCACGTTCCGTGCTATCGTTGTTGGCATACTCGCTTTGTTGTTGTTGATCCCGCTCGGTATGGTCAATGACCTGATCCGGGAACGATCCTACCGCAAGCAGGAAGCAGAAGAAGGCATCAGTCGGGATTGGGGTGGGGAACAGACCATTCTTGGGCCGATCATCGACGTGCCGTATGAGGTTCCGGTGCGTGTTCCGGTGGGCGATGGTAGCGGTAGAATGGAAGATCGTGTAGAGATCCATCACGCTCAATTCCTACCTGAATCATTGAATGCAAACGTGGTGTTGGATCCGTACAAAAAGCACCGCGGTATCTATGATGTTGCCGTTTATGGCTCAAGAACCCATATCACGGGATCATTTGCACCAATTTCCGATGCTCGTTTGAATATCGGATACAAGATGCGGTGGAATGATGCAGAACTCGTGATCGGGATAAGTGATCTACGCAGCATTAAAGAGCAAGTGTCGATGGTGATCGGTGATGATACTGTTCAGTTCGAACCGGGCCTACCGAGCAATGACGTCGCCAGCACAGGTCTAAGTGTGCCGTTCCCATTGGATAGTTTGCTCGGAGTGCCGATCAATTTTATTGCGAAGCTCACCATTAACGGAAGCGGTAGCTACAACTTGGTGCCTGTTGGAAAGGTGACCAAGGCTCATTGCACCAGCTCGTGGAAAGATCCAAGCTACCACGGGGCCTTCCTGCCGGACCCTGTGGATTCCGTTGCAAAACCCGGTGATGGGTTGAACGCTAACTGGACCGTCCTTCATTTGAACAGGCCTTATCCACAGGAATTCACGGGTAACAGGCAAGCGCAGATCGAAGGAAGTGCGTTCGGGGTACGTCTTATGCAACCAGTGGATGAATACCAGAAGAACGAACGCGCCAGTAAATACGGTGTAATGCTGATAGTAATGGTATTCCTGGTGTTCTTCTTTGTGGAAGTATTGCAGGCGCTACGGATCCATCCTATTCAATACCTTTTGGTTGGGTTTGCCCTATGCATTTTCTACACCTTGCTCATCGCCATCAGCGAGCATCTAGGCTTTGCGAAGGCTTATATCCTTTCTGCCATTGCCGTCATTGGCTTGGTGGTGCTCTACGCACACAGCGTATTCAATGTGAAACGCGCATCGCAATTGCTGGGTCTTATCATGTTGCTCGTCTTCGGGTTCATGTTCGCGCTGATCAACGAACAGGATTACGCCTTGTTGTTCGGTAGCATTGGGCTGTTCATCACCTTGGCATTGGTCATGTGGGTGAGCCGCAAGATCGATTGGAATGGGGAGAAGGCAGTGGAATAG